Part of the Paenibacillus terrae HPL-003 genome is shown below.
ATTATCGTAATGCCAGTGGTTATATTTTGGACGGGCCTGAATTTCTGACCGTGTTCTCGGGCGATACGGGCAAAGCACTTAGCACGATTGACTATTTGCCGCCACGGGGAACGGTATCCAGTTGGGGAGATAATTATGGCAACCGAGTGGACCGTTTTCTCGCCGGGGTTGCTTATCTGGATGGCGTACGGCCGAGCATTGTTATGGCACGGGGGTATTATACCCGAACGGTTCTGGTCGCGTACGATTGGCGTAATGGTAGCTTGAATCGACGTTGGACCTTTGATAGCAACAGTTCGACCAATGCCGGAACCGCCGGACAGGGAAATCATAGCTTGAGCGTGGCTGACGTGGATGGAGATGATAAGGATGAGATCGTGTACGGCTCGCTAGTGGTGGACGATAACGGAGCGAAGCTGGTCAACACGAAGATGGGACACGGCGATGCACTTCATGTCGGGGATTTGGACCCGGACCGTTCAGGATATGAGGTGTTTAAGGTAAATGAGGACAAGAATGCGACTTATGGCGCTGCCATGTATGACCCGCGTAATGGCAATATTTTATGGGGCGTAAATACAGGCAAGGATACCGGAAGAGGCATGTCGGCAGACATTGACCCGCGTACAAAAGGAAACGAGCAATGGGCGCCGGGGATCGGTGTGCGTTCGGCTAAAGGAGAGCTTATTACGAATACGCTCCCGTCCTCCATTAACTTTGGAATTTGGTGGGATGGAGACCTGCTGCGTGAATTGCTGGATCATACCTCGTCAAGCGCTGGTAAAATCGACAAGTGGAACTATACCAACTCGACCACTTCCAATTTGCTTACGGCGACAGGCACCAGCTCCAATAACGGAACGAAAGGAACACCGTCCTTGCAGGCCGATCTGTTCGGCGATTGGCGCGAGGAAGTGATTTGGCGCAAAAGCGACAATTCGGCGTTGCGTATCTACGCAACACCGTATGAGTCAGAGTATCGCTTTTATACACTTATGCATGATCCGTTGTATCGTCTGAGTATAGCGTGGCAGAACGTGGCCTATAATCAGCCGCCACACACTGGGTTTTACCTGGGAGAAGGGATGTCCAAGCCCGCGCGGCCGAATATATACACCCCTTGATTTGTAGGTTGGTTTGAAGGTCGAAATGAAACGCGAATGAACAAAAACAGAAAGGGCTCCGGGTTGATCGGAGCTCTTTTTGTCATGTAATTATTTAGTAGATTGGATCAGGTGTGTTATTCATATTCTCGCAGGAATCTACCGATAAAATACAAAGTAACACACATTTTCTATGAATGACAACAATAGAAGGAGCGCATGACGAATGGGAAAAAAAGTGTTGATTGGTTTTGCTATATTTATGGGCGTCATTATTTTATTTTGCGTGATTACGGTAGGTTCGATCTGGAGTCACCGAAATACGGCTGTGAAGCTGGAAGGAAGAATTGAGGCTCAATATCTATCGAACCAGTCCAATTACGATAATATGTGGAAGAAATTCAAGGAAATGACGCAGGTCACGGATTTACAGGCTGGACAGGTCAAAGAGGTATATACCGGGATGATTACCGGACGATATAATGATACGAATTTGCTTTATCAGGCGGTGCATGAACAAAATCCCCGTTTGGCTACATCTGTTTATACGGATCTTCAGCGTGAAATTGCCGCTAGCCGCCAGCAGTTTGATAACAACCAGAAGCAAATGATGGATATCGTTCGGGAATATAACACGTATATCAAGGTACATTTTATTATGGCTTCCCTGACTAATATGAAAACATATGATATGTCCCAATATATCGTAACTTCAGACCAAACCGAAGATGCTTTTACCAAGAAGAAGGCGGATGAAATCCGTCTGAAATAGGGGGATCATTTTATGTATTGGTTTATCCCTCTCATCATATTCGTGGGATTGATTCCAGTGAAGCTACTGACCGGGACTCGCTGGAAAACAATCATTTGGACTGCTATTTTCAGTGCTGTATTGACGGCTGTGACCATCTATATTGATTTCCGAATAGAGACATGGGATACCGAGGTATGGTCTGGCAAAGTCACAGATTGGCACCATAAGGAAGAATGGGATGAGTGGCATCCGCCTAGGAAAAGCTGCAGTAAAGACAGTAATGGTAAAGAGAAGTGTACGAGACATAGCGGCTACTGGGAGCATCATCAAGCGGAAAACTCCATTTATACCACAGATGATGGATGGATTCGCGTGTATCGTGCGCCTGATGGCAGCACGTTTGGGGATAGCTGGCCCAACAATACCGCAACACTGAAATGGTTCTGGCCCTATGGCACACCGAGTGCTTCGACGCATGATTATCTGAACAAAGTACAGGCTTCCTATTCCATTTTCAGACATAAAGATATAGATGTGGAGCAATACTCTGACCTGCCGGAATATCCCAAGGCTGTGCTTAATTATATTGATATTAACCGTATTATCGGTCAAGTTCCTAACAAAGCAAAGGCATTACGTATGTTGGCGAGTATGAACACTGAATTGAACAAGCCTGTACCGAACCCGGAAAAACCGGGAAAAACGAAGTCATGGAAGCAGGTCAATTTGATTTTTGTTAATGTGGGCTTGAATAAAACACAGGACTATGGCTTCGCGCTTCAGGACAAATGGGAAGGCGGGAACAAAAACGATTTTGTCGTAGCCTTCTCTACCAACGAAAACAATGAACTGCTATGGGTCTACCCGTTTTCGTGGAGTGAAGTGGAACTGCTAAAAATAGAGATCCGTGATTACATGATGAGCGTACACCAGCTCACCGATTTTGTACCCATTGTCAAGAAGGTAGGGAATTTGGTGGCAGCCCGCTTTGTGCGCAAGTCTTTTTCCGATTTTGATTATTTGCAGATTGATATTAGCTTGGGAGGATGGGTTTCCATATGCGCTCTTAATCTGATGCTGGTGGGCTTGTACTGCCAGAATGTTATGGAGCAAAAAAGAGAACGACAACTTCGAGAGCGGGGAGTTACAGGCTAGATGAAGCCTCACCTTTGCAGCCTTCTTTTTCAGAAGAGAGCCAACGTATGATTTTCATAAAAATGGGAACATTAGTTCTTATTAGTGAAATATATGTATGAAAAAGGAGGCGGGATATGTGACTTCTCTAACGACCGAAGGTATGATTGCGCTCGTAACCAATGTCGGATTCCCTGCTGCATTAAGTCTGATTCTGTTAAAATACATCCTTGTCACCCTCAGCCGCAGATTGGAGCAGCTTGACCGGTCTGTTAAACAACTGTCACGATCCCTGGAAGAGGTGGAGGCAAAGCAGGTGAAGCAGTCAAAAGAACCGTGCCCGACAAATACGGACAAACTTCGTGCAGAATGAACAAATAAACGGAAATAGAAACAATTTAGCAACCCAATTGTGGTAGGAGATTCTTATAATAGAAACGTCTGCAGTTTATGCAGGTATATGATTATGGAGGTGCATAGAATAATGAAAACAGGTATGAAAATAAATACGAAGCTGTCCGCGCTGTGCATCGCAGCAGCACTTATGAGCGTGGCGCAGGCCGCAGCAGCCGCGCCCGTCGTGACCGCTCCGCCGGAAGCGACGCAACCGGGCGTTGCCAGTCCGGCCGCAGCCGCTCCGGCCCAGGTGCCAGCACCAGCAGCATCTGCGTCGGTTACGACGCCGGCCCCGGCACAAGCGCCGTCGGTTCCAGCTACATCGACCCCGGCCGCAGCCGCAGATTCCGCCAAAGCCACTACACCAGCAGCTCCGTCTGCGCCAGCACCGCGTCCATCCACGTCGGTAGCGCCAGCGGCTGCTCCGTCCGTACCGTCGACTGCGAAGCCGTCGAAGCCACAGCAGCCGTCCACTTCGACGCCAGCAGCGGCTACCAGCGTGAAGCCGACGCAGCTGGACAAGCTGAATCACGAGAGCGCCATTCCGCTCGTGCTGGAGGCGCAGTCGCGTTATCTGTACGCAATCAGCGGTGGCAGCACGGTGGGCGAATCGTTCCAGTGGAACGGCAAAAGCTACCGCTACCTGTCCGAGGACATCGGCACCAAGACCAAGCTGATCAGCTATCTGACGCAGGCCTACACCAAGCAGGCCAGTGAGCAATTTGTCAGCAAATTTTTCGTTGAAGTCAACGGAAAACTAGCTCAGTTGGATGCAGATGGTGGTAACCTGCTGGAGTTCAATCGGGCTACAGCGAAAATGGTAACGATGACTCCGGTTAAGCGCAGCTATCTGCTGACTGTGCCTTATCCGGCAGGAACCAAGCAGGCGAACGAGAAAATCACCGTGAATTTTGAAAAGGTCGGCAGCTACTGGAAAATCAGCTCCGCGCCGCATGTCATTTTCTAAATTAAGATTTTGCAACGTTATTCATAAATGGGGTAAAGTGAGGTTGAGGCTTGCTTCGTAAGTCCCAATTCAAGGCAGGGGAGTGCTGTGCAATGATGACACCCATCAAGGTAAAAGACGTTAAGGATATTGAAAAAATCAATCAAATCGTTTCGAATTACACCTATGATATTTGGATTCATGGCAAAAGCGGCATGGCAGATGCCAAATCCATTTTGGGCATGTATGTGCTAAAGCTGGATGAGCCGCTGACTCTGGTGGTGCCCGACACCGTCAATCCCAAAAAGCTGTTTAAGGAGCTGGAGGAATTTATTCATTTTCCTGCTCAAGAAGGATAACAGACAAGTGAACACATGTAGACGCTGCATGTTCAAATTAAAAATAATGCAAAGAAGCCGTGGAATGCTTAGATTCCACGGCTTCTTTTTTAATGCTCCTCCTCGTCCAAAAACGGGAGATTCACCGAATAGTACATCACACCCATCAGCAGCACACCGCCAACCAGATTCCCGAGCGTAACCGGAACGAGGTTATGGATCACACCAGCAACAGAGACCGTACCTGGATGGTCCAGCACGAGCGCAATGGCGAAAGTACACATATTAGCTACACTATGCTCATATCCCGAAATGAAAAAGCAGAACACGAACAGCATCATCGCAAACATCTTCGCGCCATTTTCCTTCATAAACATCGGAACAAAAAAGGCAAGGCAGACCAGCCAGTTACACAAAATAGCTCGAAAGAACAGCTGCATTGCGGGCGCTTCCATCTTGTGCTCCACCACGTTCAGCAAAAAACTGTTCACATTGGAGGACTCAAACAGCCCAGTTAAGTAAATAAGGAGTGCGAACACCCCGGCACCCAGCAAATTACCGCCATAGCTGGCAGCCCACAGCCGAAGCACCTGTCCCCAGCGGAGCTTTTTACGGAGCGCAGCATAGGTGTAATAAAAGGTGTTGCCTGTAAACAAATCACCGCCGCCGTAAGCGATCAGAATGATGGCCGCCCCGAACGTGAGCGCTGCCATAGGATAAGTGAATGGAGAATGCTCCATGTAAAAAAAGTTGCCCGTCTTGAACGCCACAATAACGCCGAACCCGATGAACATACTCGCCAGCATGGAACGAGCCAAATACCGGAGCAGGCTTTGCTTGTAAATTTTGTACTTCTTCATGGCTAGCTGTTCGACATTGCGTAAGCCTTCCGTCTCCATATCCAACGACAACCCCCTATTTTCTCGGATGTAAGTCTTTAAACAGACCTTATTTTTCCCGAAACATTGCCCAATCAGTCAGCAATCCTGTTAGCTTACAATAAACCAAGCTTTTGCAGCCCGTACAAAATGCCGTCTTCATCTGCGCGTTTTGTGACCATTTTAGCTGCGGCTTTGGCTTCATCACAACCGTTACCCATTGCGACACTATTATGTACAGCCGTCAGCATTTCCACATCGTTCAAACCGTCGCCAAAAGCGTATTGATTCTCATCGGCAATGCCAAGTCTGGACGTAATTTCGAGGATGCCCTTTGCTTTGGAGCCAGCGTGAGGAACAACGTCCACAGAACTCGGATGCCAGCGTACAAAGTCAAAAGCCTTGAATACCGCTTCATAGAAGGGTTCTTCTTCTACCGTACACATCAACAGCGTCTGATAAATATCTCTTCCCTGGAAATAAAGCGGATCGTATCCAACCGAAAGCTGGGCCTTGAACGTTTGAAGCGATTTTTTTACAAGCTCATCGTTAGGAATATTAGCCTTCATATTGGCATGATCCATATATACAATAGCATGATTATGAGTGAGGGCCAGATCAGTCATCGCTTGCAAAGCTTCTCTGTTCAACGGATTGGTAGCAACCACTTCTCCCCGAAGCACGACATATTGCCCATTAAAGCTGACGTAAGAGTCAATTTCCAACTGCTCACGGATTTCCTTGAACATAAAAGGTGCGCGTCCTGTGGCAATGGCTACCTCATGACCTTGCTCTTTCAAAGCAAAGACAGCCTTTTCAGCCGTTAGTGGCATTTTTTTGTCATCGTCCAGTAATGTACCGTCGATATCGAAAAAGATAATTTTTTTATCTGACATGTTCTTACACCTGACTTTCAATAATGTATTGTCGAAATGAACTCATATGGATTCATTATATCAAAGGAACTGCTTCTGAATACACAAATACGTATAAATCCTCATGAATGTCTGACTTCTATAGCTTACAATATGAAATAAGGATTACTGTAAAATAGAATGCCTATCTCCTATTTTCATAGACGGGATGTGATCATCATGACGAAAATCCAAGTCACACCGGAGCAGTTGGATAGCGTGGCCTCCCAATTTGCCAATGCACACGGAACACTGAATAACCAGTTAAACGGCCTGGATAACACTATGAACAACCTTCACAGCCAGTGGGACGGTATGGAGAGAAATCGCTTTTATAACGATTATCGGACGGCTAAATATACGCTTTCTTCCGTGTTAAACAAGGTTCAATCCATTGAAATTGAGCTGAAAAGCATTGCCTCGAAGTTTAGAAATGCGGATGACAATCCGCGTGGCTTCTGGACCGCGCTGGCGGCGGCTATGAGCGCTAGTGCAGCGCTGGAGGGCGGTGGAGAAGCTGGAAACCATGCTGGGGATGCCTCCAAGTCGCCCAAAGACATAGATGATTGGAATCAGGCTGACGCCGATAAATACCAGCAATATGAGAAGCTCCTGAAAGATGCCGAGGCGATTGGAGACAAGCAGGTCATGCAGAAAATCCACGACCAGATGAACGTCCTGCGGCTGCAATATGAGGATTCGGTTACCCGTACAGATTACAATACAGGAGAAACGTCCAAGATCACATCCGATTCTCTCGTCGCCGTCACTGAGCTGACGGGTAAGGATGGTACGAAAACGGATATAACTATAGATAAAAAAGGAAATGTTGTCAGCTACGAGCAAAATAACGACAAATACGATTACTGGGTCCAAGAGCATACCCAATCGGCCGGAGAGCACACTCTGGGTAAAACGGCCCAGACCGTCACCGGGTATGGAATAGGTCTTATTTTGTCGCGTGGGACTGGCGTTGGTGGCGCAGGTTCGGGCATTAGTTCCAGCGCAGCCTCCGGCTGGGGAGAGCACGTCGTCGGCATCGGTGGCGGCATGATCAGTGACAAGGTGCTATTCTCTGTACCAGATGAAGGCGAAACCCGCACCATGATCTACCGAACCGACAAGGAAACCGGACATATCGAAAACATGATCATCGTCACCAAAGGTGAGAATGAAATGGAATACCGCTATTGGGAGGACTATAACTAGAAGTGGTCCAGGGTTTGAAACGACATTAGCAACGCAAATAGGAGTATCTATACAATCTACAGTCTTTTTTTCTGGAACAGGTGAGCGGCAGTTGGAAACTGTAAAACTCGCTAGCTGGAGAAGTCTGTAGATTTTTTTGTTTATTCTTCCATATTAAATATGGTTTGTAAAAATTGCTGTCAAAATAATAGAAAGCTTAGATAATGCAAAACAGGTAACCTCATTAAACTTGTCCTTACGCTATGATTGATTAAGTTCGAATTTGCTGATGAAACATCCTGTAACTATGGTGCTGTGTGATACAATGGTTGAAAAAAAGTAGCAATGAACGGGAGATTAAAGTGAACAAAGCGGGAATCCAGCGTTTGGAAGTTTTATCATTCATACAAGAGAACTATGTTAAAAAAGGGGAAGAGCTACAAAATGATGTTTTTACAGGGAGCTCCTTTGATATAGATGTGATGAAATACTCCGCCAGAATATATAAAAAAATAGGGAACTTAAGAGGCTCTTGTCCACAGGGGAGTTTTATACTATCGGAAGAAGATGATTCTCCCATGTTGCTAACGATTTTTCACAGTGCTCTTGTGAAGAAGACAGAGCAACAGCTTTATAGCCTTGGAACGGATATCACTCAGGAGCGACTTAGCGATTGGCTCCAAAAGGGAATGATTTATCGGAAGACTGAATATTTGAATGATGGCAAGACAATGAAGAGGATTGTCTATGTGATGGGATATTTACTTTACAGCATGCAGAGAGAAAAGTATGGGGCTGAACTGGAGGAAATGTTGGAGCGATTGAAAGGCGGGATTAGTCAAACTGAAACGCTGCTGAATCAATTAGCCGATGTTCGAAGTGAAGACAATTATCAGGGTGTAACGCTGAACAGGCTATATAAAAATATAGAAAAAATACGCGCTGCCCTTACAGTCGGATACAGAGAACAAGCATTCCAGCCAGTTAGCGCTGCATTAGGAATGCGATGGAGAGAAAGCCGCGTTAGCAAATATATTCATTTTGTGCTGGCTGTTGCCACTGTGCGAATTGAGCATGAGCAATTTGACTGGAAGCAGATTGGAGCTGCTTATTATGGTCAAATTGGAGGCTCTAAAGCTTTTGATATGGAGAAAAAAGACTTCCTGGGCAAGTTGGAGGAAGACTTGGGCATGCCGTTGCATTTTATCGGTTTGGTTAGTCTGGGAGCGGTCACGCCAATTCTATTTGCTGGTGAACTGGCCGGAAGTTCAGGGCTTTACTACCCGGCTGGTTTTATGCACGCCACAACAGATCTGACGGTGTTTGAAATGGAGTTTAGCACTCCATGCCGGGTCATCTGGCTTGTTGAAAACAGAGCGTTACTCACTCGGATGTGCGTAGATTCTTTTTTTCTCCGCTCCAGTGGAAGCCTCGTTATCGGATTGGATGGTCAGATCAGAAGTGGTCATCGCAAGTTGATTCAGGACGTTATGGGCAATTCACCATCTATTACTCAGGTACTTGTCTGGTGTGATACAGATCATTCTGGTGGAGTGATAGCTGCTCATGTAAGGGAACTGTTACGGCCTTTTCAGCAAGTGAAAGTAAAATGGCTACTTTCTGAGCCTATGAACAGGCAAGTAGGCACTTATAGCACGTGGGAGCAATATGAACAGGCTTTACAACAGGTTCTGCTGGAGGGCAGACTCATGGAACAGGAGGAATTCCTTGGAGGAGCAGAGCTATGGAAAACATGGATCAACGGTTAGTATCAATATTTGACGAGAATGCTGACACACCTCTTGTCCGGGAATCGCTCCGGGATGTGATTAAGCTGTCGGGTGTGTTGAATGAACTGCGGGAATATTTTGAGGAACCGCTAAAAGTACTGCATATGCTCCAACTGCTTAATCTGATTCACGAGGAAGCCTTGGGCCTGGAGCAGCCGCTTGAAAATGCCAGCGCTCTTTACTACCGTTACCGCAATCGTTATGGGACAGAACCGCCTGTATCTGTAGACAGGTTGTTGAATGTACTGGAAAAATATAATTGGATTATGCGGGGGAAGCGCCGGATTTTAATGATGGATGTTGGAAAGCGGTTGATGGATGTACTTATCAGGCTTGCCAACGATTCCCTTGCTTATTACATGAGAGATGAAATTGCCAGATCGTTATTTCAGGCTGCGCGTGATGCGGATCTGAGCGAAGCTTATGATGATAAGGGAATATCGGGCGGAAATCGATTAGCCAGTATGGTTCGGAATGTGGAAGAAGCCGTTGACAAGCTTCAGGAGCGTCAGCTTGAATTTTTGTCAGACAGACATGCTCTCCCACAGGTGCAAATTATTGTGGAATTAATGGGACAATTGGACAAGCGCCTTAATGAACGAATGGATAAAATGAAGACGTTTGAAGAAGGACTTAAATGGGATCGTTTATTCAAAAAAGGAACATTCGTTATGCTACAAGGTACGCAAATTAGCTTGTCTACACTGCAAAAAATATTAAAGTTTGCCCATATTCGAGAAACAGAAATCGGTGTACAAATTGATTCGATGGCTTTTAAGCAGTATGTGATAGACTCCTTTCATAAAAAACCGGATTCTGCACAACCGAACGGCACAGAAATATTGAGCTTTATGGAACAGGATCGGGATGAAGGGGAACGCCTGG
Proteins encoded:
- a CDS encoding WXG100 family type VII secretion target, encoding MTKIQVTPEQLDSVASQFANAHGTLNNQLNGLDNTMNNLHSQWDGMERNRFYNDYRTAKYTLSSVLNKVQSIEIELKSIASKFRNADDNPRGFWTALAAAMSASAALEGGGEAGNHAGDASKSPKDIDDWNQADADKYQQYEKLLKDAEAIGDKQVMQKIHDQMNVLRLQYEDSVTRTDYNTGETSKITSDSLVAVTELTGKDGTKTDITIDKKGNVVSYEQNNDKYDYWVQEHTQSAGEHTLGKTAQTVTGYGIGLILSRGTGVGGAGSGISSSAASGWGEHVVGIGGGMISDKVLFSVPDEGETRTMIYRTDKETGHIENMIIVTKGENEMEYRYWEDYN
- a CDS encoding DL-endopeptidase inhibitor IseA family protein; the protein is MKINTKLSALCIAAALMSVAQAAAAAPVVTAPPEATQPGVASPAAAAPAQVPAPAASASVTTPAPAQAPSVPATSTPAAAADSAKATTPAAPSAPAPRPSTSVAPAAAPSVPSTAKPSKPQQPSTSTPAAATSVKPTQLDKLNHESAIPLVLEAQSRYLYAISGGSTVGESFQWNGKSYRYLSEDIGTKTKLISYLTQAYTKQASEQFVSKFFVEVNGKLAQLDADGGNLLEFNRATAKMVTMTPVKRSYLLTVPYPAGTKQANEKITVNFEKVGSYWKISSAPHVIF
- a CDS encoding Cof-type HAD-IIB family hydrolase, with the protein product MSDKKIIFFDIDGTLLDDDKKMPLTAEKAVFALKEQGHEVAIATGRAPFMFKEIREQLEIDSYVSFNGQYVVLRGEVVATNPLNREALQAMTDLALTHNHAIVYMDHANMKANIPNDELVKKSLQTFKAQLSVGYDPLYFQGRDIYQTLLMCTVEEEPFYEAVFKAFDFVRWHPSSVDVVPHAGSKAKGILEITSRLGIADENQYAFGDGLNDVEMLTAVHNSVAMGNGCDEAKAAAKMVTKRADEDGILYGLQKLGLL
- a CDS encoding rhamnogalacturonan lyase; amino-acid sequence: MKKRFRYTALLCLGVILCGTATPMDSQVSAASTRQMEKLNRGAVAVKVPEGVLVSWRLLGTEADSVSFNLYRGTSKVNDAPITTKTNFLDKAGTTSSSYTVRAVVNGAEQAASPAVKVWSNNYLDVPIQRPAGGTTPDNVSYTYNANDASVGDLDGDGEYEIVLKWDPSNAKDNSQSGYTGNVFLDGYKLDGTRKWRIDLGRNIRAGAHYTQFLVYDFDGDGKAEIVCKTADGTKDGTGVTIGNASADYRNASGYILDGPEFLTVFSGDTGKALSTIDYLPPRGTVSSWGDNYGNRVDRFLAGVAYLDGVRPSIVMARGYYTRTVLVAYDWRNGSLNRRWTFDSNSSTNAGTAGQGNHSLSVADVDGDDKDEIVYGSLVVDDNGAKLVNTKMGHGDALHVGDLDPDRSGYEVFKVNEDKNATYGAAMYDPRNGNILWGVNTGKDTGRGMSADIDPRTKGNEQWAPGIGVRSAKGELITNTLPSSINFGIWWDGDLLRELLDHTSSSAGKIDKWNYTNSTTSNLLTATGTSSNNGTKGTPSLQADLFGDWREEVIWRKSDNSALRIYATPYESEYRFYTLMHDPLYRLSIAWQNVAYNQPPHTGFYLGEGMSKPARPNIYTP
- a CDS encoding HPr family phosphocarrier protein, which produces MMTPIKVKDVKDIEKINQIVSNYTYDIWIHGKSGMADAKSILGMYVLKLDEPLTLVVPDTVNPKKLFKELEEFIHFPAQEG
- a CDS encoding Toprim sub domain-containing protein gives rise to the protein MLLTIFHSALVKKTEQQLYSLGTDITQERLSDWLQKGMIYRKTEYLNDGKTMKRIVYVMGYLLYSMQREKYGAELEEMLERLKGGISQTETLLNQLADVRSEDNYQGVTLNRLYKNIEKIRAALTVGYREQAFQPVSAALGMRWRESRVSKYIHFVLAVATVRIEHEQFDWKQIGAAYYGQIGGSKAFDMEKKDFLGKLEEDLGMPLHFIGLVSLGAVTPILFAGELAGSSGLYYPAGFMHATTDLTVFEMEFSTPCRVIWLVENRALLTRMCVDSFFLRSSGSLVIGLDGQIRSGHRKLIQDVMGNSPSITQVLVWCDTDHSGGVIAAHVRELLRPFQQVKVKWLLSEPMNRQVGTYSTWEQYEQALQQVLLEGRLMEQEEFLGGAELWKTWING
- a CDS encoding formate/nitrite transporter family protein, yielding METEGLRNVEQLAMKKYKIYKQSLLRYLARSMLASMFIGFGVIVAFKTGNFFYMEHSPFTYPMAALTFGAAIILIAYGGGDLFTGNTFYYTYAALRKKLRWGQVLRLWAASYGGNLLGAGVFALLIYLTGLFESSNVNSFLLNVVEHKMEAPAMQLFFRAILCNWLVCLAFFVPMFMKENGAKMFAMMLFVFCFFISGYEHSVANMCTFAIALVLDHPGTVSVAGVIHNLVPVTLGNLVGGVLLMGVMYYSVNLPFLDEEEH